The genomic interval CCAGGCCCAGGCGCTCTATGCGAGCAAGCATCCGCCGCCGGCGACGCCGCCCGCGCATTGAGACGCGAAGCGGTTCACTGCGGCGAGACGGGACCGGCCTTGATGTCGGGATCGTTCAGGTGCTCGGCCTTCCACCGCATCATCTCCCAGATGCGTGTGCGCCCCGACGGGTGGTCGTAGAAGATCGCCTCCTCCCACGGCGCCGGATCGAGCTTGCGGTAGTTCGCGAGTTTCAGCACGGATGTGGCGAACGCGTCGGGCTTGCGCGCCGCGTTGATGCCGTACATGTCGGCCTGGATCTCCATCGTGCGGGTGATGGTGTTGAGCACCGGCGTCGCCAGCATCAGGAACACCGCGGCCAGCGCCGCCAGCACCGGCAGGCCGGCCGGATCGTCGATCCGCCGGACGTCCCAATTGCCGCCGAATATCCCGACCAGGGCCGTGAATCCGCCGTCCAGGAACAGGAACGTGACCAGCGCCACAAGCGACAGCCAGGCGAGCTGCACGACCTGATGGTTCATCACATAGTGGCCCATCTCATGGCCGAGGACGGCCAGGACCTCGTCATGGCTGCTCTTGTTCAAGAGGTTGTCGTTCAGCGAAATCCGCGTCGTGCCGAACAAGCCCGAGACGTTCGCCGAGATGCGGTCCGATTGCTTGGAAGCATCGAACAGGAACACGTCCGTCGCCGGAATGCCGTTGGCGCGCGCCAGAGACAGGATATCGTTCTTCAGGGGGCCCGCGGGCAGCGGCGTGTAGGTGTTCGTCAAGGGGGCGAGCAGCACGGGCGCAATGACGGCGACTACCGCGAAGAAGGCGGCGAAGACGCCGGTCGCCCATATCCACCAGGTCCGCCCCGCGCTGCGGATCGCCCAATAGAGAAGCGTCAGGCCGATGGTGAACAGGATCAGGTTCACGCCGGTGACGGTCAGGAATTCGAGGAACCAGCCAAAGAAAGTCTGGTTCATCAGGCCATAAGCCCTCTCGCGCAGAAAGCTCTCATAGAGCGTCAGCGGGAACGACAGCACGGTCACGATCAGGATATAGGGCCCGACATAGAGCGGCGCCTGCCAGAACGCCGAGCGCGTCTGGCGCTCGGCGAAATCGCGCAGCGCCGCGGAGAACCGCGTCCACAGCAGCAGCGCCGACACCGCGACCGCCCAGAATGTGTCGACCAGGATCAGCCAGTAGCCGCCCTCGAAATAGGAATCCGATTGCGCCCTCGCCGCGCCGCTGACGCTTGCGAGATAGGCGTTCGTCGCCTTGGCGGGATCGAACGTCACGGGCGCGCCGATGGGCGGCAGCGCGTGCGACTGGATGATCGTCACCGGTGCGGCGCGCGGCCCCGCCTGCTGTGCCTGGGCCGTGCCGGACACAAGCAGAAGCACGATGCCGATGAGCCCCAGCCAGGGCAGCGGTCTGGTCATGGAATCCTCCCGCGCGGAGACTAGTGCATGATCGGGCTTTGTAGAAGAAACGGTCCTGTCATGCCCGCGAAGGTGGGTACCCAGCGACTGGGTCGGCAGCCGGACGTGGATTCCCGGCCGCGCGGGAATGACAAATCTGGAATTGCACGCGGCAGCGGCGCCCTCGCCCAAACGCCGTTCACCCCCCGCCGGTTTGCCGCCATCCGCCGCTTGGGCTATGCGAAGCCATGACCGATTATCTCGTTCGCCCTGACGGCGGACGCATCGCTTATGACCGGTATCGGGGCCAGGGGCCCGGTGTCGTCTGGCTCGGCGGCTTCAAGTCCGACAGGACCGGCACCAAATCCCAGGCGCTCGGCGCCTGGGCGCGGGAGCGGGGCCGCGCCTTCGTGACCTTCGACTATTCCGGCCATGGCGCTTCCGACGGCGACTTTCGCGACGGAACGGTGACGCGCTGGCTGGCCGACAGTCTCGAAATCCTCGACCGGCTGACCGAAGGCCCGCAGATCCTGGTCGGCTCCAGCATGGGCGGCTGGCTCGCTTTGTTGACGGCGCTCGCGCGGCCCGACCGTGTCGCGGGCCTGCTGCTGATCGCACCTGCCGCCGACTTCACGCAAGAGTTGCTCTGGAAATCCTATCCCGACGCGGTGCGCCGCCGGATCGAGGAGAAGGGCGAATATCTCTGGCCGTCGCTCTACGACGCCGAGCCCTATCCGATCACACGCGGCCTCATCGCGGACGGACGCAGGCATCTGCTGCTCGGCGGGCCGATCGCCATCGCCTGTCCGGTCCGGATCGTGCAGGGCATGGCGGATCCCGACGTGCCGTGGGAGCATGCGATGCGGCTCCTGAACGCGCTGGGTCCCGATGCCGAGATCACGCTGCTGAAATCCGGCGAGCACCGGCTTTCGCGGCCGCGCGAGATCGCGACGATCCTGCGGCTGCTGGAAGCGATGACGTGAGATGAATCCATCAACCAAAATCCTCGCCGCGCTGCTGCTGGCCCTTGCCGCGTCCGGCGCCGATGCCGCCGGTGTCGATCAATACGACGCCTGCCTGAACCGCACCCAGAGCGATCCCGCCGGCGCGCTGACCCAGGCGTCGAACTGGAGCAAGCAGGGCGGCGGCGCCGCGGCCGATCATTGCGCCGCCCTCGCGCTGGTGGGCCTGCGCCGCTTCGACGAGGCCGCGTCGCGGCTGGACGCGCTCGCGCGCAGCCCCTTTGCCGCCGACCCGGGGCGCAAGACGGCCCTGTTCGACCAAGCCGGCAACGCCTGGCTTCTCGCCGGCCGCCCCGACAGCGCCATCGCCTCGTTCAGCGCCGCGCTCGGCGTCGATGCGTTCGACGCCGACCTGTTGGCGGACCGCGCCCGCGCGCTGGCGCTCAAGCAGAACTGGCCCAAGGCCGAGTCCGATCTGAATGCCGCGCTGCTGGTCAATCCCGACCGCGCCGATCTCTACGTCCTGCGCGGCAGCGCCCGCCATGCCCTGGGCCGCAAGGCCGATGCGCGCAGCGACTTCGACCGCGCGCTCAGGCTCCAGCCGGGCAATGCGGATGCGCTGGTGGAGCGCGGCACGATGAAGTTCGAAGCCGGCGATGCCGCCGGCGCAAAGACCGACTGGCAGGCGGCCGTCTCCGCCGCCCCGAACAGCGCCGCCGGACAGGCAGCGCGCCAGCGTCTTGCCGACAGCACGGCGCCACACTAGGCAACCGCCGATCTATCGGTCGGCATCATTTCGGATCGGACGTCCGGATCGCTCTCGGCCCGCTGCGGCAGCGCGATGCCCAGCCGCCCAAGCGCCCACACTGCCATTGCCCGCACGAGCGGCGACCCGTCGTCCAGCAAACGCAGCGCTTCTTCGCCCAACGCCGCGTTGCCGCTGTTGCCGATGGCGATCAGCACATTGCGCACGAAGCGGTCGCGCCCGATGCGCTTGACCGGCGATTTGCGGAACAGGGCGCGAAACGCCGCGTCGTCGAGACGCGCCAGTTCCCGCAGGGACGGCGCCGTCAACTCTGTGCGTGCGGACAGCAGCTGCTCGCGACCCGCCTGCGCGAACTTGTTCCACGGGCACACCGCCAGGCAGTCGTCGCAGCCATAGATGCGGTTGCCGATCGCTGCGCGGAATTCGCGCGGGATATGTCCTTTGTGCTCGATGGTGAGATAGGAAATGCAGCGCCGCGCATCGAGCTGATATGGCGCCGGAAACGCGTCCGTCGGACAGGCATCGAGGCAGCGCCGGCACTGCCCGCAATGGTCGGCCTCGGCATCGTCCGGCGCGAGGTCCAGGCTGGTGAAGATCGAGGCCAGGAAAAGCCAGGAACCGAACTCGCGACTGACCAGGTTGGTATGCTTGCCCTGCCAGCCCACGCCGGCGGCCTCTGCCAGCGATTTTTCCATCACCGGCGCGGTGTCGACGAACACCTTCACCTCGCAAGCGAAATCCTTCGCGATGCCGCCCGCCAGCCGCTTAAGCTTGGCCTTGATCACGTCGTGATAGTCGTCGCCCTGCGCATAGACCGAGATCGCGCCCAGGTCGGGCCGCGCCAGGACATCGAGCGGATCGCCGTGCGGCCCGTAGTTAAGTCCCAGCACCACGACGCTCTTCGCCGCCGGCCACAAAACGTCGGGATAGGCCCGCCGTGCCGCGTCGCGCGCCAGCCAGTCCATCGTGCCGTGCCGCCCGTCGGCGAGGAAGGCGCCGAGCCTTTCGGGCGCGCGCAGCGGCGCCGCGGCCCGCGCGAAGCGCACCATGCCGAACCCTTCCGCGCCCGCGCGCGCGCGGATCGCGGATTTGGGATCAGAAATCGAGCTCGGCATAGCTCGCCGTCGGCGGCTGTCCCGGCACGCGGTCGGCGAGCAGGGTGCGGAACGAGGGCCGCGATTTTATCCGGACGTACCATTCCGCCGCCTGGGGATAATCCGTCCACGGAATTTCTCCGAAATAGTCCAGGCAGGAAAGCTGCGCCGCGACCGCGAAATCGGCGATGTTGCAGTCGCGGGCCGACAGGTTGCCGTTGGCGTCGGTCGCCTCGCCCAGCGTCTTCAGCACGGCCTTCAGGGCCTCGCGCCCGCCCCGGATCACGTTCATGTCGGGCGCCGAGCGCTGCGGCGCACCGGTGTAGCGCTGCGCCCCCTTTTCGAAGAGGATGCGCCGCGTGACCTGCTCGTGCAGCGGCCCGCATGCCCAGTCGAGCCAGCGCAGGGCCTCGCCCCGCGCCGCCGGGTCCTCCGGCATGAGGGGATTATCGGGATAGGCGCCTTCGAGATGGTCGACGATGGCCCACAGGCCCGTCGCCCGCGTCCCGTCGAGGTCGACGAAGACCGGAAGATGCGCCAGCGCGTCGTCGGACAGCACCGGATCGCAGGCGAGCCGTTTCTCGCCCACCAGCAGCCGCGCCAGCCGCGAAGCGGGCGAAAGCGTCAGATGAATCAGTTTGCGCATGGCGCGGCAATGTAGAGCATATTTGCCGCGGCTAAAATTACTTCACGCACCAGTCCAGCGCGTCGCGCACCACCTGGCGCTGGCGCTCGACCAGCGTCCCGGTGCGGTGGCGCACATAGCGGCCCGGATGCACCGCCTGCCACCGCTGCGGGTTGGGCAGGATGGCGGCGAGCCGGGCCGCCTGGGCCTGGCTCAATTGCGCGGCCGGTATGCCGAAATAGCTCTGCGACGCGGCCTCCGCCCCGAAATTGCCGTGCCCCCAGTCCACCACGTTGAGATAGACGGTCAGGATACGCTTCTTCGGCCACAAGGCTTCCATCAGGACGGTGAGATAGGCTTCGGTGCCCTTGCGGATGAAACTGCGCCAGGAGGTCAGGAAAACCTCGCGTGCCGTCTGCTGGCTGAGGGTGCTGGCGCCGCGCAGCGCCTTGTGCCGGACGCGATAGTCGTGCCAGGCATCCTGCATTTCCTTCCAGTCGAAGCCGTCATGATTGCAGAAATTCTGGTCCTCGGCGCCGATCACCGCCCGG from Rhizomicrobium sp. carries:
- a CDS encoding M48 family metallopeptidase, with amino-acid sequence MTRPLPWLGLIGIVLLLVSGTAQAQQAGPRAAPVTIIQSHALPPIGAPVTFDPAKATNAYLASVSGAARAQSDSYFEGGYWLILVDTFWAVAVSALLLWTRFSAALRDFAERQTRSAFWQAPLYVGPYILIVTVLSFPLTLYESFLRERAYGLMNQTFFGWFLEFLTVTGVNLILFTIGLTLLYWAIRSAGRTWWIWATGVFAAFFAVVAVIAPVLLAPLTNTYTPLPAGPLKNDILSLARANGIPATDVFLFDASKQSDRISANVSGLFGTTRISLNDNLLNKSSHDEVLAVLGHEMGHYVMNHQVVQLAWLSLVALVTFLFLDGGFTALVGIFGGNWDVRRIDDPAGLPVLAALAAVFLMLATPVLNTITRTMEIQADMYGINAARKPDAFATSVLKLANYRKLDPAPWEEAIFYDHPSGRTRIWEMMRWKAEHLNDPDIKAGPVSPQ
- a CDS encoding alpha/beta hydrolase encodes the protein MTDYLVRPDGGRIAYDRYRGQGPGVVWLGGFKSDRTGTKSQALGAWARERGRAFVTFDYSGHGASDGDFRDGTVTRWLADSLEILDRLTEGPQILVGSSMGGWLALLTALARPDRVAGLLLIAPAADFTQELLWKSYPDAVRRRIEEKGEYLWPSLYDAEPYPITRGLIADGRRHLLLGGPIAIACPVRIVQGMADPDVPWEHAMRLLNALGPDAEITLLKSGEHRLSRPREIATILRLLEAMT
- a CDS encoding tetratricopeptide repeat protein, translating into MNPSTKILAALLLALAASGADAAGVDQYDACLNRTQSDPAGALTQASNWSKQGGGAAADHCAALALVGLRRFDEAASRLDALARSPFAADPGRKTALFDQAGNAWLLAGRPDSAIASFSAALGVDAFDADLLADRARALALKQNWPKAESDLNAALLVNPDRADLYVLRGSARHALGRKADARSDFDRALRLQPGNADALVERGTMKFEAGDAAGAKTDWQAAVSAAPNSAAGQAARQRLADSTAPH
- the queG gene encoding tRNA epoxyqueuosine(34) reductase QueG, with translation MPSSISDPKSAIRARAGAEGFGMVRFARAAAPLRAPERLGAFLADGRHGTMDWLARDAARRAYPDVLWPAAKSVVVLGLNYGPHGDPLDVLARPDLGAISVYAQGDDYHDVIKAKLKRLAGGIAKDFACEVKVFVDTAPVMEKSLAEAAGVGWQGKHTNLVSREFGSWLFLASIFTSLDLAPDDAEADHCGQCRRCLDACPTDAFPAPYQLDARRCISYLTIEHKGHIPREFRAAIGNRIYGCDDCLAVCPWNKFAQAGREQLLSARTELTAPSLRELARLDDAAFRALFRKSPVKRIGRDRFVRNVLIAIGNSGNAALGEEALRLLDDGSPLVRAMAVWALGRLGIALPQRAESDPDVRSEMMPTDRSAVA
- a CDS encoding glutathione S-transferase family protein, which translates into the protein MRKLIHLTLSPASRLARLLVGEKRLACDPVLSDDALAHLPVFVDLDGTRATGLWAIVDHLEGAYPDNPLMPEDPAARGEALRWLDWACGPLHEQVTRRILFEKGAQRYTGAPQRSAPDMNVIRGGREALKAVLKTLGEATDANGNLSARDCNIADFAVAAQLSCLDYFGEIPWTDYPQAAEWYVRIKSRPSFRTLLADRVPGQPPTASYAELDF
- the mtgA gene encoding monofunctional biosynthetic peptidoglycan transglycosylase, with product MVGDDEPGATGQAGGFFRWLWYGREGARTPWVRRVLALLFFFALPAPVLLLLIFRFVPVPVTPQILLRLATFDEVHYAWRGADAISPYLGRAVIGAEDQNFCNHDGFDWKEMQDAWHDYRVRHKALRGASTLSQQTAREVFLTSWRSFIRKGTEAYLTVLMEALWPKKRILTVYLNVVDWGHGNFGAEAASQSYFGIPAAQLSQAQAARLAAILPNPQRWQAVHPGRYVRHRTGTLVERQRQVVRDALDWCVK